In the genome of Hevea brasiliensis isolate MT/VB/25A 57/8 chromosome 14, ASM3005281v1, whole genome shotgun sequence, the window ctaattttttttttctatttctaattaaattagGCTTTCtagtagtaataataataataataataataataataataataataataataataataataataatttgtaacttatatatacataattagagaattaataacttaattatatatatataatttaaaaaattttctaaataataataaaacaatataacattaatattaaccaaagtaataatattaattatttattaattatattaaaaaatataaaaaaatactaaaaattgaatattattataaatttcttGTTTATtataactatgaaaataaaattttgtttattttttcataattcattatataattaaaaaattattattaaatatgtattaaaataaaataaataaaaataaaataatgttaaagcaaattaaaatttattaaatatacaaAAAGGAAGGAGACAAAAGTATTTAACTCTATCTAattatttttatagtataattttaaattattttattaatttttaaatatatgattcttaaattttttaattaaataaaataattaaaaatttaagaattactaaatgaaaattttataaaattattaaaatatatttaataaataatatgaattatactagaaaTATTAGATATTTAGAAGTAAATGAGACACTTAGGATAATGAAAATCGGTAAAGCCTGGGGActtgatggaataccaattgaagtgtggaagtctTTGGGAGATATagaagtggcatggttaactaaattgtttaataagattataaactcaaagaaaatgcctacctatttttaaaaataatggaGACATacggagttgctcaaactataggggaattaaactcaagagccatactatgaagttgtgggagagagttgtggaacatcgactacgtcatgacacttttatctctctcaatcaatttagctttatgcctggtcgttcaactgtagaagcgatctttctcattagaagcttgatagagaaatatagagatgtgaaaaaaGATTTACACGTGGTTTTTATTAATTCGGAAAAtgtttatgatagtgttccaagagatatcttatggagagtgttaaaacaaaataatatatctattaggtacatgcaagtgttgaaagatatgtataaatgagcaactactattgtgcgcacagtgggagatgacacaagagattttcctatctcaattggattacaccaaggttcagctgtaaacccttacctttttacaatagttttagatgaattgatgaaatatATACAAGCGAGTATCCATTGGTGAATGATATTTGTAGATGATATAGTTCTAATGGATGAGATGTGAGAagaagtcaatagaaagctataactttggagaagtactataTAGTcaatgggttttaagttaagtagaataaAGATAAAATACATTCAGTGAAAGCCGAACTAGTGATAAGGAAagagtttggatggagtggtactgccccaaagtaatcactttaagtaTCTCGGCTCAATCATTCAAGTAGATGGGAGATGTGAGGAGAACgttagtcataagattaaagccagatggttaAAGTGGAGAAGTGCcaagagagttttatgtgatcgcaaaattctcaataagttgaaagaaaaattttaccgtacagccatatgaccgactatgttatatggtagtgagtgttgggcacaaaaaaagtcgtatgtgtctaagataagagttgctaatatgagaatgttaagatggatgagtggtcatattagactagataaagtccgtaataagaATATTAGAAAAAATATAGGagcggtgccaattgaggataagttgagaggagAGAGATTAAGGTAGTTTGGtcgtgtgaagcgtagacatacagagaTTTTAATTAGATAAATATaacacattaggttagatgatagaaaaaaaaatggatatacctaaactgacttggaagagagtagtataacataacctaaaagcattacacatttctgatgaTTTAATCTAAAATCATTTAGAACGGAGAAAGAGAATGTATATaggataaaagtttagttgagttgagttattaaaatatatttaatattattataaaaataaaaataaaaataaaaataaaaataaaaataataaaatatttaaaaaaaattaaaatgaattaaataaaaaataatattaaatatttaaaataataaatatatatattaattattataattatcaaatataatattttttatgagaTGGGTGTTAAGCGACAGTACTAAAGtttataattacatcaaaagtttAGAACtccagataaataaataaataaataaataaaagctgGCGGCGGGTTGGCTTCAACTCTTCTCTCTATCTGACCTCCTTTTTCCAACTTTACTCACCGTCTGCTATCATCTCAGCTTGCGTAATGCGTAGTAGTATTTCCCCTATTTAACAAAATTTTCCTGAATTTCTCCTACCTTGTTACCCTTTTCTCTCTGGTTTATACAATACCCTGCCGGTGTTTCTCTGCATGGGGTAGAGATTTTCATCTTTGGGAGGGCAGCCACGCATTCAATTGGGAGAAATATGGAAGGAATCGTTGGGCACGAATTTGTTGACATACTGCAAGTAGTGGACTGAGTAAGAATCGATGTTTTAGGTTTCAGTTGCTTGGAATTGATTTTGACTTTTGATTTTTGTATATTTACCTCGTCTTTTATTgtgaattttattttctttttttgatatTTGTTTGTGTTCTTGCTATACAATCGAAGAAAAAAGAGCTTTTGGCTGTCAGTCGAAAGTGTTGGTGAGAAGCTCTCTCCAATCCTAGGACCATTTCCCCTATTCTCTGATTGGCTTTAGTGGTGCTTTGATGGTTTTCACAGCTAGATAAGTAGCTCAGCTTGCCCATTTTTTGGTCCTAATTTGTTGAGTATAGAATGGGTAGCAGAGCTGAGGAAGCAAGCGTAGCTAGATCCAAGGTATCTGGATCGGAAGGTTTATATTCTAGCCCAACCCACCACCGTTCTTCTAATGTGTGCCTGGAAATTGCAGTTAGTAGTGTCTTAATCATGTGCggtaattgaaaattttaattttaattctgcgTGTATCCATTCTCCTTTGACCATCGCTAAATTAAAGATGAGGACCCTCTCCCTTCAGATTCTTCCTCCTCCTCTAAATTCATTGTAACATAGAATTTCAATTTTTGGGAAAGTGGTAAAATCTCATGGCATACTTTCTTTGAGTTTGTGAAAGAAAGGAAGTAAATATGGTCAAGAAAACAATCCAAGAAATGCTGGATTCTAAAAATGCTTTCTTTTTTGGATAAGAATATGTGAATTCGTTGGTTTGATATTTTGTCTTTTCCCATTTTTTTTCTAAAACATTTCTCTTTAATGTTTTGGTTAGTATTTTTGTGTAAAGCGGGACTTGCTGGTACTGTGTTGATTGTGCTTTTGTTGTCATTCCTTGCTAATTTACCCTGGCTTGGTGGTTAATAATTCAATGTGGTAGCTTACCATGTTCCGAGGTGATGGTTAGACTCCAGAGTGCTCAAAATGCATTTTTCTGATTGTGAAGTTTCCACTGCAGGTAAGTCAGACATAAAGGAAGCATTGCGCTGACTTGATTCAGTTTCATTCAAAATGGAGTCTTGCAACTGTATTGAGCCACAATGGCCAGCTGAGGAACTCTTGATGAAGTACCAATATATTTCAGATTTCTTCATTGCTCTTGCTTATTTCTCCATTCCTCTAGAGCTCATTTATTTTGTTAAGAAATCAGCAGTTTTTCCTTATAGATGGGTGCTGGTGCAGTTTGGTGCTTTTATAGTTTTATGTGGGGCAACACATCTTATTAACTTATGGACTTTTACCATGCATTCACGAACTGTGGCTATTGTAATGACCATAGCAAAAGTTTTGACTGCTGTAGTTTCATGCGCAACCGCCCTTATGCTTGTACACATAATTCCTGATCTTTTGAGTGTTAAAACTAGAGAACTAATTTTGAAAAACAAGGCTGCAGAACTTGATAGAGAGATGGGCCTGATCCGTACACAGGAAGAAACAGGCCGGCATGTTAGGATGCTGACTCATGAGATCAGGAGCACACTTGATAGACATACCATACTAAAGACCACACTTGTTGAACTGGGAAGGACATTGGCATTGGAAGAGTGTGCCTTATGGATGCCCACCAGGTCTGGATTAGAGCTTCAACTTTCCTACACTCTTCGTCAGCAGAATCCTGTTGGATATACTGTGCCTATCCAGCTTCCTGTGATTAATAAAGTATTCAGTTGTAACCGTGCTGTAAAAATATCACCTAACTGTCCAGTGGCAAGAATACGGCCTTTTGCAGGAAAATATATGCCTGGAGAGGTGGTTGCTGTTCGAGTCCCACTTCTTCATCTCTCTAATTTCCAAATTAATGATTGGCCTGAGCTTTCTACCAAGCGCTAtgctttgatggttttaatgcttCCCTCAGATAGTGCAAGGCAGTGGCATGCTTATGAGTTGGAGCTTGTTGAAGTAGTCGCAGATCAGGTTAAGTGGACTTAATTTATTATCTTGCCATTGCTTGCGTTGCGTATCGTATTTCCAGTTCATCTTTAGTGATATGCATATTTGCCATTATTTTATCTGCTATATGAGTTCACGTATGGACTTCATACTTATACTAAGTGCTGCAttattagtttttattaatttttaaggtCTATTCAAGGTCATAATTGGCCGTAAGttcaatttttggaagtgttggcTGCTCACCCTAACTACATTTTGCAAAAAATGGATAGTTTTTTCTTATGTTAACAATATGTTAATGCCAGTGCATTGTATTTTGTTGGCACTTAGTACTAGAAAACCATTTTGCAGTTTGcatggtgtacccaaattaaaatAAAGGGGAAGAGATTTTTCTAATGGTTTAGAAGTAGAATAAATAGTACAACAGAGGAAAGAAGTTAGATGAAAGAAAATAGGAGGAGAACTTCCCACTGAAGAGAAGGATAGAATAGAGAGAGaaggaagaaaaattttgaatagaGAAAGCAGGGGAAAAGATAAAAAGGGAAGAAAAAGGAAATCAAGTGTCAAGAAAGGAAGAAATTAGGGTAGAGAAGGGAAAGATAGGGATGAGGAGTAAGAAACAGGAGAGAGCATTCTACTAATCATCAATTTTTTTGCTTCATCAATTTTCCCAATTAAATAATAGAATTGAACTTATACGGGTGCTTAGACAACTTAGAATTGTTGACTGAAGTTTGTTGAGAACTGTGAAGTCATGTGCAGCTTGCAAGGTACATCATTTTAAGTGGGAGTGAAAGAAGAGATTATACCATCTAAAGCAGCAAATAATGATTCTTTGTTTCTGTCTGATTTGTGAAATTTTATCTTCTAAGCAGGTGGCTGTTGCTCTATCACATGCTGCTATCTTAGAAGAGTCGATGAGGGCAAGGGATCTTCTTATGGAGCAGAATGTTGCACTTGATCTTGCAAGGAGAGAAGCAGAAACAGCTATCCGTGCTCGTAATGATTTCTTAGCTGTCATGAACCATGAAATGAGAACTCCCATGCATGCAATTATTGCACTTTCTTCCTTACTGCAAGAAACTGAGCTTACACCTGAGCAGCGCCTCATGGTTGAGACAATCCTTAAGAGTAGTAACCTCTTGGCTACTCTAATAAATGATGTATTAGACCTTTCAAGGCTTGAAGATGGCAGCCTTCAACTTGACCTAGGAACTTTTAATCTTCATGCTGTATTCTGGGAGGTAGGATTATGCAATCCTGTTAAATTGCTAAATTTCATGGTGGGCCTTATATGCCTGAAATTTTCAAAAATCTAGGTTCATTTAGTTGCTCAGTGTTTGTTTACCCATTCCAGGTTCTTAACTTGATCAAGCCTATTGCATCTGTTAAAAAGTTGCCTGTTACATTAAGTTTGGCTCCAGATTTGCCGGAATATGCCATTGGTGATCAGAAACGCCTTATGCAAACCATtttaaatgttgttggtaatgctGTGAAGTTTTCTAAAGAAGGGAACATCTCAATCACTGCTTTTGTTGCTAAACCAGAATCATTGAGAGATCCTCGGTTTCCTGATTTTTTCCCAGTGCCAAGTGATAGTCACTTTTATTTGTGTGTAAAGGTTGGTAATTTGATCTCAATAACATCTTCTGCTTTGGCATCTCAGTTATTAATGCTAGAAGTTGATATGTGTGGCTGTTATATTCTGGCATAGGTAAAAGATGAGGGACTAGGAATAAACCCCCAAGatatttctaagttgtttactaAATTTGCACAAAGTCAATCTTCGGCAACTGGAAATTCCAGTGGCAGTGGACTTGGCCTTGCAATTTGTAAGAGGTACCTTATTTTTGCCCCCACTTTTAGACTGTAGTCAATTTCTGTTTTAGATTTCAGGCAATGTAATCAGTTATAAATAGACTTATAAATAGATTTCTCTGCTTATGGTATGGTtttcttttataaaataaattgatagATAGGTTTTGCATGTGCATGAAGTTAATGAAAATGCAGTATAGTATTTATTATATTCATACCTCTTGCATGCCTGCAGGTTTGTAAATCTTATGGAAGGACACATTTGGATTGAAAGTGAGGGACTTGGCAAGGGATGCACTGCTATCTTTGTTGTAAAACTTGGGATTCTTGAGCGCTCAAATGAATCTAAGCATCCTTTCATGCCAAAAGTGCCAGCAATTCATGGACAGACGGCTTTTTCTGGGCTTAAAGTTCTTGTAATGGATGATAACGGGTCAGTAACATTGCAATCTTATCATAGCATATATCATTAGCTTATGAGGGGTTTAATCATAATTGGGTAATTATTATGCTGGTTTGTGGCTTATTTGTTTTCTGTCTATAGCAATTGTGGGAAATTATAAGAGAATAGAAATCCTGAAAACATTAGAAATGGTATCAAAAAATCATGGAAATACTCTTTTTCAGAGTTCTGCAGGTATAGTTCTTTGAAAAATTGCAGAGTTTCTTAGGATATATGAAAGCCCCCTAGGCATATATGTAGCACTTCCAATGGAGGTCCAATCTAGttggttttgaaaattttaatatcacaAGATAATGATGTGTATTCCACATGGTATATTGGTAtgagataattttatttattatttttagctaTTTGGCTAGTTGCCCAGTGATCATGTGTCTGCCTTATAGTGCTGAAGTCAGATGTTAAATGCCTAGTATCTCCTTTCATTTTAAAAATATCTCATTTGCCAATTAAAAGGAGAAAGAAGAAAATTAAAAGATGTTTCTTGGTTCAAGAACGATATGTCTTAGTggcaatttattattataaaatattactgTGCCCATATTCTAATATTTAATTGCACTTTTTGTTGTCTTTACTAAAGTTCCCTTCACATCCATGCTTTTAGATACACTAGTTGGACCCGTGCTAAGTGTGTAGTGTTTCAACACAAATATTGTTAGAATTGTCATTTGCCTCTTTAGAAAACGAAGATTATAAACTTATATTAAATATCGGATAAATATCACATGCGTTTACTCAACTTTATGAGTGTTTTCATAAAAGTTactgaattttaatttctttcataaaactcactgaattttaatttgatttcgtAAAAATTACCGTGTTTGAAAATTAAAGGTTTTCAGGTTAATCTGCTGACCTgtctattattttatatataaaattattttattttattagttttttaaaaaaaaaagatacatAAAACGCATCTAGCTACCTTTCTGCCATCAAAACCTTTCCCTTTCTCCATTTCTTTTTCACTAGCAATCGCTAGTTATGTAATTTTATATCGGTCAGCTAGTTAGCCTAAAAACCTATTTCCGGTTGCAGTGACTGTATGAAATCAAATTGAAGTTCTGTgatttttatgaaagaaattgaaattcagTGACTTTTATAAAAACATTCATAAAGTTGAGTAACTGCATGTGATAATTACCCATAATATACCAAACAAATTTAGAATAGTGCATTCTAGCTCGTACAATACTGATATATTAAATTTGACTTGCAGAGGTAAGTGTCTAAAATGACAAATAATTAATTGCCTTGCATATAATGACTTAACTAATCCTCAATATATGGGGTAAAAACCAGAGAGACACTGAGGTAGCTTAACAACATGATATTGCCTCTTTCCTTTTAATCATTAAGTAGTCAATTTTGATAACTGAAGGTAATTGGCTGAATGAATTTCTATGTATATGTACCAGGGACTtcgtgaaaaaaaaaatgttttgccCTCAAGTCTATAGAACTTTGGGTTATATTTAGCCCATACCTAAACCCATGGTTCTTTTTTGCTTTAGAGATTGAAGTATTCTTAAGACCATGTTTGGTTCACTTGGGAAATGAGAATGGAACACAATTGGTAGGATAGGTGATGCAGTATTGGAAGAAGACTCAACTTAGAAATTATATTCATTATAGAACTAGGAACTTTAGAGTTCCATTATTTAGGAATTCTATTATattaggtttattattattattattttcctagtttgagttttttttttcaagtatttCTAATTAGTTACTAGTAGGACTTGTTGATAGACTATGAACTATGTCTAGGTATTTTATTAGGGAGAGATTATTATGATATTATTATTGAGAATTAATATAAGtttgagaatttgtttctttCTTCGtgagaatttgtttctcttgAGCCTTTGGATTCTTCttgttttaggtcaatttggtattAGACCTTGTTCTACATCAATAGGATTCCATTTTCTTGTTTGGTATACAAGTAATACAAATTTTTTGTAACATCTTTATAATTGATCAATCACTTGAattcatagttattaaaggtTCAAGGCGTCAAAGTGTCCTAGAGCCTAGGCGCAAGGCACAGGTGCATGCCTGAGCAAGGTAgggttcaaaaattaaaaaaaaaattattaaaaattaaaaaattataaatattctaTCACACTTAAAGTAACATAAAACTACATAATAATAACTAATAagcatttaaataataataattttgcaaTCCAAAAGAGGTAAAAATAAACTACTAAAAGTTAAAGACACTAATAAATTACTTAAAAGTTAAAGTTTAATAAACTAGTAAACTAGAAACAaggaaattaataatatataataatataaaccaTATTTACCTAATAGAAAGTAACAATAATACAATATACAAACTAATTTATAATACCATAATCTAACTATAATAATAGatattaataattttgataacatagtcataactcaattctaatatttctaataatttataataagacCTAATAGCAATTAGCAATAAGAAAATGAAcccaatttaattcaatcataaaACTAAAAGCTAATAACTAATAAGAAATTTAGAGTAATGGAATTAGCATCGCAAGTCTCAACAAATGGACATCACATGCCAAATTGTCAACATTCTTTCATATTCACGCTAAACAAAATCACaaatttaaacaataaaaaaaaaaccagcaTATGGTATACTAGCATgacagaaggaaaaaaaaaaaaagagcacagCTGCTGGGACTTGGAtgaaacagagagagagagaggggggcaTATGGGACGAAGAGAGCAtggcagaaaaaaaaaaagtgcagTAGTGTACTGACAAaacgcagagagagagagagagagagagagagagagagaagaaggccCTGCCATggacgagagagagagaggggtagagagagagagaagaagaagaagaagaaacaagcaAAATTAAAACATACTTGACTGGAGATGCTGGAGATCACAGGTTTGGGtcgcctcctcctcctcctcctcctcctcctcctcctcttcttcttcttcttctcctctttcTTTGGTATTGCCGACAGACTTTTAAAAGAAACCCTAGAAtccctcttttttattttttatttcctgCGCCTGGCCTCCTTAAGACGCGCCTTTCTTCCCTTCGGGCGATGCCTGCTGCGCCCGGTGCACCCTGCACCTGAGGCACGCCTTTGATAACAGTGCTTGAATTTAGGTGGAAGTGGAATCCAATTTTAAGTATACAAAAGCAAAATCGAATGGAATTCTTGGAATGAGTCTAGATGACATATATTTCCAATTCCAAGGCAAACTAATCATACCCCAAGTCTGCTTGAACTAATTCTCTAATAGGGATGTGAATAACATAATATGCATAGAAGTAATTGTAAAATCATATAGAAGTATAGGGACTGTTCAAGTAAACATATGGTGGTTGTGTACAAGAGTCTTAAATTTTCTTGTTCTGTTGAACTACTTTTCATTGTGATTTTGAAAAGAAGAAAACTAGAAGAGCATGTGATATGTTTGAGGTTATATGTAGTGACACCTCAAAGAATACTTAATTTTTTTGGTCAAATTCTTACGTCTTCATATTTATTGAAATCTGATAGGGGGAgtaaagaaggaagagagagaagaaagggCAGGTTCTACTTATATGTCAATGACATAGAATAGGGAAAATTTACTATTTTACAACATATATTAAGTAATAACCTAACCAGTTCAACCTAGTTCTTAGCAGTCCTTCAGCCAGAGAGCAAGTTTCTATTTTGCTACCTCGTTACACATGCAAAACAATTGACTTTTCCTTCAAACTTTGTTGGACGTGTCTCCCAATGATCTCCAaatttaacatagaaataatttgAAGAGGTCATGTGGCTTGTCACCAGTGCGTGCCTGTTATATATGAACACACTATGAATTTAGTTCAAAACTTGTTGAAATATGGAATAATTCACTAATTTTGGTTTGTGTGCAATTCTAAGTGTTGTACTTTGGGGGTTTCAAGGTTAGTTTGGCCACTTTGAGTTTCAACTTGATTTGAATTTTGATATTGGAAATAATTTTGGGAGAAATCAATTCCATATAGGCGTGGACAACTAGAATACATGACAGACATGATAAATTCTGGAAAATAAATAAGACAGGATGGTATAGGCACACATTGTTAGTGAATATCAATCTTTATCCTCATTCAAGACCTTTTTTAACTTTAATTCTATGTTGTAAGCTCATTCCTTTGTCAAACCCCACACAAAGGGGATTACATGAGTGAATCAGTAAAATGAtgcaaaaataaaaatggaatTGGAAGTTGTCTTTGCGTGGGGCAGCTGAGGAACAACATGTATgggattcaataatttttttttttttaatgagaaTTTTTTTAGGTTTATATTGGTTAGAGTTGGCATGAGGTGCTTAATATGATGGCGCCGAACACATTTACTTGTGGTAATGAAGGCAATAGGAGCCTTTCTGCTCATTAATGCTGCAGTGCTTTCAGGCTTATGTTTAGATAGAATCAATAGTTCCTTCCTTGCTATGAATCCtgtgataaagaaaaaaaaatacccaTCAGTTGTCCAAGGGAGAGACACTAAATGGCCTTTGGAGGTATAACAGCTAGGGTTTGGCAGTTGGTATCTAACATAACAATACGAATAAAGTTGATAAAACGACTGATGAATGCAATATTCTGACCATCATATTTGAAGTTAAGCAAATTCTTCTTGCGGTAGATGTAAACATCAAATTTGTTCATGGTTTACAGGGTTAGCAGGATGGTAACAAAAGGACTTCTTGTGCACTTGGGGTGTGACGTGACAACTGTGAGCTCCAGCGATGAGTGTTTACGAGTAGTTTCTCAGGACCACAAGGTGGTATTTATGGATGTATGCATACCTGATGGTTTTGAAGTTGCTGTCCGCATACATGAAAAATTCACAAAACGTCATGAGAGGCCATTGATAGTGGCACTTACTGAAAACACAAGCAAGGTGACaaaggaaaactgcatgagagttGGCATGGATGGTGTGATACTGAAACCTGTCTCTGTTGACGAGATGAGGGGTGTTTTATCATATCTCCTGGAGCATCGGGTTCTATTTGAGGCCATGTAACCATTAGGGATGTAAAAGGAAGAACCTGAGGTCTTGTTGTTTGTTGTGTACATACCATAAAAGTATGGGAGCATCACAGTGGAGATGGAGCACCAGGCAATTAACACGATTGCCAAAAGCCAGTCTGTATCCTTCTATGCAACCAGCTATCAAACCCAGATGGGACAAACAATTCCAGGATTGTGCAGATCCAACTGTCCCTGGAAATGAATTTATTGTTCCTGTTCTTTAAATTGAAATTGTAAGACAGTTTGTTTCtcataactcaactcaactaagctttatcctaaaaatttggggttgtctaaatggtttcgttttctccactctaaacgattttgggttaaatcaaaGTGAGCTTTTTCCATCTTGatcttaatttttttctttttatatataagCAGATTCAAACTTTAAGCATCATTCTCACAGGATCTATCTTCCAATCCCATGTCTTCAACTTCCCAATCATTACGGAATGGGATTGCTTTGCAAAAAGTAAAAGGACTAATGATAATAGTTATTGAGGTATATTTTTGGTACTTAGCAACAATTGTTTTGTATTCTTTAAGGAAAGAGGCAAAGAAAgcaacacaatgagcatgaaatTCAACTACTAAACAAGAATTTTATTATACATTGGCTCATCTGCTGTGTgcgtgttctgcattttctttaCCTTCACAGTTTTCTTATTATCTACTCATGACTGATGTATAGTGTACCAGAAAACAGAAAAAAGACTGATGTATAGGACTAAAATGATTCTAATTCACAATTAAATTAACATCTATGGTTGTTAAGTGGGTGTAGGACAATTGATTTCACAAGAGACACCACTAGAATGAAGGTCACcacaggaaagaaaaagaaaaattactaGAAAGATATGGAAATTCTATTTCATTACAGATGGTAACATGGAATTTTAGAGTGGATACATAAATTTTCTTCAAGGCAAAATTGAACTGGGGATGATAATATCCCCAATGTTATTGTGCCATGGATCAGCCAGGTGAGTTGCCAAGTTCTCCAACGGTCCAGTTCCTGGGTAAGCTGATTGTTGCACACAGAATCCCACAAATGCCAACAGTGCTAGCCGACCTACACATCAAATTTTGCTCAAATCAATTAATCCTATTGAACGAGCTCCCAGCCATTGATACAATATCTTAGTAAcagttgtaaattaagatttaatcATAGCCGTCCATTTGAATGGAGCCCATTACTATGGATAAACAAGATCTTGCAGTTGAAACCAGTAGGAGTTTAAGAGGTACTAACCATTCTTGATTTCTTTGACCTTGTATTCATGGAACTTTTTAGGGTCCTTGGAGTAGCCCAAAGGATCAAAAGCACCACCAGGGTACTTCCTCTTCTCAGGATCTTTCTCCATGCTGCGTTGGTGCTCAACGAAGGAAATAGCTAGGAACTCGATGATCAAAATGGTTGGGAGGGTTCCCCATGGAACTGGTTGGCCCAAGTAGGTAGCTTGACCACCAGGAATTGCAGCCCACTCTTGTGCCTTCACCCAGTTGCCCAACCCCAAGGCCTCTGGTACTAGGATTCCAGGCTGAAACATTCCATCCAAATCAATTACTGTGAACAAACCTTGAACTAcagaacagaaaaaaaaaaaaaaaaattgaaacagGCAATTCCAAGAAAGCTAGATTAAAAACTTACAACTGCAAGCATAGCCCATCTGCAGTGGATGAGTTCAGACTCCTTGAATCTCTCAAGGTTCTCGGGGACCTCACCTAGACGAAGTGGGTCGAACCCGAAGTCACTGAAACCAAAAACAAACGAAAAAGAACACATCAAATA includes:
- the LOC110650577 gene encoding ethylene receptor, whose translation is MESCNCIEPQWPAEELLMKYQYISDFFIALAYFSIPLELIYFVKKSAVFPYRWVLVQFGAFIVLCGATHLINLWTFTMHSRTVAIVMTIAKVLTAVVSCATALMLVHIIPDLLSVKTRELILKNKAAELDREMGLIRTQEETGRHVRMLTHEIRSTLDRHTILKTTLVELGRTLALEECALWMPTRSGLELQLSYTLRQQNPVGYTVPIQLPVINKVFSCNRAVKISPNCPVARIRPFAGKYMPGEVVAVRVPLLHLSNFQINDWPELSTKRYALMVLMLPSDSARQWHAYELELVEVVADQVAVALSHAAILEESMRARDLLMEQNVALDLARREAETAIRARNDFLAVMNHEMRTPMHAIIALSSLLQETELTPEQRLMVETILKSSNLLATLINDVLDLSRLEDGSLQLDLGTFNLHAVFWEVLNLIKPIASVKKLPVTLSLAPDLPEYAIGDQKRLMQTILNVVGNAVKFSKEGNISITAFVAKPESLRDPRFPDFFPVPSDSHFYLCVKVKDEGLGINPQDISKLFTKFAQSQSSATGNSSGSGLGLAICKRFVNLMEGHIWIESEGLGKGCTAIFVVKLGILERSNESKHPFMPKVPAIHGQTAFSGLKVLVMDDNGVSRMVTKGLLVHLGCDVTTVSSSDECLRVVSQDHKVVFMDVCIPDGFEVAVRIHEKFTKRHERPLIVALTENTSKVTKENCMRVGMDGVILKPVSVDEMRGVLSYLLEHRVLFEAM
- the LOC110650579 gene encoding chlorophyll a-b binding protein 6, chloroplastic; protein product: MATNTLMSCGIATAFPSLLSSSKSKFASSIPLPSVNGSSRITMSADWMPGQPRPPYLDGSAPGDFGFDPLRLGEVPENLERFKESELIHCRWAMLAVPGILVPEALGLGNWVKAQEWAAIPGGQATYLGQPVPWGTLPTILIIEFLAISFVEHQRSMEKDPEKRKYPGGAFDPLGYSKDPKKFHEYKVKEIKNGRLALLAFVGFCVQQSAYPGTGPLENLATHLADPWHNNIGDIIIPSSILP